From one Citrobacter sp. Marseille-Q6884 genomic stretch:
- the ppsR gene encoding pyruvate, water dikinase regulatory protein: MDNAVDRHVFYISDGTAITAEVLGHAVMSQFPVTISSITLPFVENESRARAVKDQIDAIYQQTGVRPLVFYSIVLPEIRAIILQSEGFCQDIVQALVAPLQSEMKLDPTPIAHRTHGLNPGNLNKYDARIAAIDYTLAHDDGISLRNLDQAQVILLGVSRCGKTPTSLYLAMQFGIRAANYPFIADDMDNLVLPASLKPLQHKLFGLTIDPERLTAIREERRENSRYASLRQCRMEVAEVEALYRRNQIPWLNSTNYSVEEIATKILDIMGLNRRMY, encoded by the coding sequence ATGGATAATGCTGTTGATCGTCATGTATTTTATATTTCTGATGGTACAGCCATCACCGCAGAGGTATTAGGCCACGCGGTCATGTCGCAATTTCCGGTCACCATCAGCAGCATCACGTTGCCGTTTGTTGAAAATGAGAGCCGCGCCCGAGCGGTGAAAGATCAGATTGACGCGATTTACCAGCAAACGGGCGTACGTCCGCTGGTGTTCTACTCCATTGTCTTACCGGAAATTCGCGCGATCATTTTACAAAGTGAAGGCTTTTGTCAGGACATCGTGCAGGCGCTGGTCGCTCCTCTGCAAAGTGAGATGAAGCTTGATCCCACGCCGATTGCCCATCGCACGCACGGTCTGAATCCGGGTAACCTTAACAAATACGATGCGCGTATTGCCGCGATTGATTACACCCTCGCCCACGACGACGGTATTTCGTTGCGCAACCTCGATCAGGCGCAGGTGATCCTGCTTGGTGTCTCCCGCTGCGGCAAAACCCCGACCAGCCTGTATCTGGCGATGCAGTTTGGGATCCGTGCGGCCAACTACCCCTTTATTGCCGATGATATGGATAATCTGGTGCTTCCCGCGTCGCTGAAACCGCTACAACATAAACTGTTTGGCCTGACGATCGATCCTGAACGTTTGACCGCCATTCGTGAAGAGCGCCGGGAAAACAGCCGTTACGCATCGCTACGCCAGTGCCGAATGGAAGTGGCTGAAGTGGAAGCGTTATATCGAAGAAATCAGATCCCGTGGCTGAACAGTACCAACTATTCGGTAGAAGAGATTGCCACCAAGATCCTCGACATCATGGGGCTGAATCGCCGCATGTACTAG